In one Cygnus olor isolate bCygOlo1 chromosome 27, bCygOlo1.pri.v2, whole genome shotgun sequence genomic region, the following are encoded:
- the ADRA1A gene encoding LOW QUALITY PROTEIN: alpha-1A adrenergic receptor (The sequence of the model RefSeq protein was modified relative to this genomic sequence to represent the inferred CDS: deleted 1 base in 1 codon), whose product MHEHCQPLTMVFLPGNSSDCSNCTHSVGPVNISKAILLGVILGGLIIFGVLGNILVILSVACHRHLQSVTHYYIINLAVADLLLTSTVLPFSATMEILGYWAFGRIFCNIWAAVDVLCCTASIMSLCIISIDRYIGVSYPLRYPSIVTEKRGLLALLCVWALSLVISIGPLFGWKEPAPEDETICQITEEPGYVLFSALGSFYLPLTIILVMYCRVYVVAKRENKGLTSGLKTERSRSEEVTLRIHRKNTRETSGSASNPKSKHHFSVRLLKFSREKKAAKTLGIVVGCFVLCWLPFFVVMPLGSFFPAIKPPDTLFKITFWLGYLNSCINPIIYPCSSQEFKKAFQNVLRAQCLPRKHAAKKQSPSFNLNHPASQSMESSKGVVRIPVGSGETFYKISKSDGVCEWKIFSAVQSMPTKNAVAKDKSSCTAAKVKSKGFLQECCCAGTSGNVVHENCKVPTIKIHTISLSENGEDV is encoded by the exons ATGCATGAACACTGTCAGCCACTCACCATGGTCTTCCTCCCTGGAAACTCATCTGACTGCTCCAACTGCACCCACTCTGTGGGGCCCGTGAACATTTCCAAGGCCATTTTGCTTGGTGTTATTCTAGGCGGATTAATCATTTTTGGGGTTTTGGGTAATATCCTGGTTATCCTCTCTGTAGCCTGCCACAGACATCTTCAGAGCGTTACCCACTATTACATAATTAACCTGGCAGTAGCTGACCTCCTCTTGACTTCCACTGTCCTGCCCTTTTCAGCCACTATGGAGATTTTGGGCTACTGGGCCTTTGGGAGAATCTTCTGCAACATCTGGGCAGCCGTTGATGTCCTTTGCTGCACTGCTTCCATTATGAGCCTCTGTATCATCTCGATAGACAGGTACATCGGGGTGAGCTACCCACTGAGATACCCGAGCATAGTGACAGAGAAGAGAGGCCTCCTGGCTTTACTGTGCGTTTGGGCACTGTCCCTGGTGATATCGATCGGACCTCTTTTTGGCTGGAAGGAGCCAGCTCCGGAAGACGAGACCATCTGTCAAATCACCGAAGAGCCAGGCTACGTGCTGTTCTCTGCCCTAGGCTCCTTCTACCTCCCCCTGACTATTATCTTGGTGATGTACTGCCGCGTGTACGTGGTGGccaaaagggaaaacaaagggcTCACCTCTGGTCTGAAGACTGAGAGATCCCGTTCGGAAGAAGTGACCCTACGGATCCACCGTAAAAACACTCGCGAAACAAGCGGGTCTGCATCCAACCCCAAGAGCAAGCACCACTTCTCGGTGCGTCTCCTCAAGTTCTCCCGGGAAAAGAAAGCTGCCAAGACCCTGGGAATAGTTGTGGGATGCTTCGTTCTGTGCTGGCTCCCA TTTTTTGTAGTCATGCCTCTTG gttctttctttcctgcaatCAAACCCCCGGACAcgctttttaaaataacattttggcTTGGATATTTAAACAGCTGCATCAACCCCATAATCTATCCGTGCTCAAGTCAAGAGTTTAAGAAAGCGTTCCAAAACGTCCTGAGAGCGCAGTGCCTCCCAAGGAAGCATGCAGCAAAGAAGCAATCCCCAAGTTTCAACCTCAACCATCCTGCTAGCCAAAGCATGGAAAGCAGCAAAGGTGTGGTCCGTATCCCCGTCGGCTCGGGCGAAACCTTCTATAAGATCTCCAAGTCTGATGGGGTCTGCGAATGGAAGATATTCTCTGCCGTGCAAAGCATGCCTACAAAAAACGCAGTTGCTAAGGACAAGTCTAGCTGCACTGCTGccaaagtgaaaagcaaaggtTTCCTCCAGGAATGCTGCTGTGCAGGCACTTCAGGGAATGTGGTCCACGAAAACTGTAAAGTGCCAACCATTAAAATCCATACCATCTCCCTCAGTGAAAACGGGGAGGATGTCTAA